In a genomic window of Columba livia isolate bColLiv1 breed racing homer chromosome 4, bColLiv1.pat.W.v2, whole genome shotgun sequence:
- the CDKL2 gene encoding cyclin-dependent kinase-like 2, which translates to MEKYQVLGLVGEGSYGVVTKCRNKETGQIVAVKKFLESEEDAAVRKIAVREVKLLKQLRHENLVNLLEVCKKKKRWYLVFEFVDHTVLDDLEAFPNGLDYSRVRKYLFQIIRGIAFCHSHNIIHRDIKPENILVSQSGVVKLCDFGFARTLAASGEAYTDYVATRWYRAPELLVGDIKYGKAVDVWAIGSLITEMLTGEPLFPGDSDIDQLYHITKCLGNLIPRHQELFYKNPLFAGMRLPEVKEAESLDKRYPKLPAAVRDLAKNCLQIDPDKRPSCAELLQCDFFHKDGFAERFAQELKLKIQKDARDHQLQKKSKISKRDKDDALEERKVLDVQDFSIDPKSRDAKLFKAKHSKADAEKADRSSNLSSFYDSPINPFKISPQTSLKDSSGSLDYAKNTGVVIPPINQNLSPTMAGMGNHNYRIDEKSKKYLNPFLKQRQRSPAGRYSVSLTPVTNEKNILQANRKKWEFSKTDVRLPELNHLPELRGAEAWHPRFPKKESKLGSESRVPSLAAIDLHNPSRASQQLSGPLPDASESSFPRVEH; encoded by the exons ATGGAGAAGTACCAGGTGCTGGGCCTGGTCGGGGAAGGCAGCTACGGGGTGGTGACCAAGTGCCGGAACAAGGAGACCGGGCAGATCGTGGCCGTGAAGAAGTTCCTGGAGAGCGAGGAGGACGCGGCGGTGAGGAAGATCGCGGTGAGGGAGGTCAAGCTGCTCAAG CAACTGAGGCACGAAAATCTCGTGAACCTGCTGGAAGTGTGTAAGAAGAAGAAACGGTGGTATCTGGTGTTTGAATTTGTGGATCACACGGTGCTGGACGACCTCGAGGCGTTCCCAAACGGCCTGGACTACAGCAGGGTTCGGAAATACTTATTCCAGATTATAAGAGGAATAGCGTTTTGTCACAGTCATAAC atAATCCATCGCGATATTAAGCCAGAGAACATACTCGTCTCCCAGTCGGGAGTCGTAAAACTCTGTGACTTTGGCTTTGCCCGCACGTTAGCAGCTTCTGGGGAGGCTTACACTGACTACGTGGCCACCCGCTGGTACAGAGCTCcggagctgctggtgggagaCATCAAATACGGCAA GGCTGTAGACGTGTGGGCTATTGGCTCTCTGATCACAGAAATGCTCACGGGAGAGCCTCTGTTCCCTGGAGATTCAGACATCGACCAGCTCTACCACATCACCAAGTGCCTGG GTAACTTAATTCCGAGACACCAAGAGTTATTCTATAAAAATCCCCTCTTTGCTGGCATGAGGTTGCCTGAAGTGAAGGAGGCCGAGTCGCTGGACAAACGCTATCCCAAGCTCCCTGCTGCCGTGCGAGATTTAGCCAAG AACTGTTTGCAGATTGATCCTGACAAAAGGCCGTCCTGTGCTGAACTCTTGCAGTGCGATTTCTTTCACAAGGATGGATTTGCTGAAAG ATTTGCACAGGAGCTTAAATTAAAGATTCAGAAGGATGCCAGAGACCATCAATtacaaaaaaagtcaaaaatcAGCAAAAGGGACAAAGATGATGccctagaagaaagaaaagtgcttGATGTCCAG GATTTCAGCATTGACCCAAAGAGCAGAGACGCTAAGCTGTTCAAAGCAAAACACTCTAAAGCTGACGCAGAAAAAGCGGATCGATCCTCCAACCTGAGCTCCTTCTATGACAGTCCAATCAACCCCTTTAAAATCAGCCCTCAAACCAGCCTAAAAGATTCCAGCGGCAGCTTGGACTACGCCAAGAACACCGGAGTAGTTATTCCTCCCATCAACCAGAATCTCTCTCCCACTATGGCTGGGATGGGAAACCATAATTACAG AATTGAtgaaaagagtaaaaaatacTTGAACCCGTTTCTAAAGCAACGGCAGCGTTCTCCAGCAGGCCGTTACAGCGTCAGCCTCACACCG GTtactaatgaaaaaaacatccttcaagcaaataggaaaaaatggGAATTCTCCAAGACAGATGTGCGTTTGCCGGAACTGAATCATCTCCCTGAGCTGAGAGGAGCGGAAG CGTGGCACCCCAGATTTCCCAAAAAGGAAAGTAAACTGGGTTCAGAGTCCCGTGTCCCTTCTCTTGCTGCTATTGACCTCCATAACCCAAGCCGAGCTTCACAGCAG CTGTCGgggcctttgcctgatgcatcCGAATCCAGCTTCCCCAGAGTGGAGCACTAG
- the PARM1 gene encoding prostate androgen-regulated mucin-like protein 1 — translation MGCSCRLFLALLLLPAGLGDDSSVSPLVPSSPPSPSVGTGSRDMALRTPAPGQPPAPTSRGPAGEGVISRPAEGGGHNATPTAAPSPAPTSITAADGPSVTSSPSSVPPTSETAPGPRTANTASLARGTTDMGASPSPTGVPASSSSSLPTSDLHSSPGTVLSPTPVVLTSPDTTQPPALTEDVPSLGTLAMASSLAVEPTSPPVTVASPTTAEATGKTTLSTGVTMEEVPRALSAGSIVAITATVIVVVVLVFGAAAYLKIRHSSYGRLLDDHDYGSWGNYNNPLYDDS, via the exons gACTGGGCGATGACTCCTCAGTGTCACCCCTTGTCCCCAGcagccctccctccccctcGGTGGGGACCGGCTCCAGGGACATGGCTTTGCGCACGCCAGCTCCTGGCCAGCCCCCAGCGCCCACGTCCAGGGGACCTGCTGGAGAAGGGGTGATCTCCAGGCCAGCAGAGGGGGGTGGCCACAATGCCACCCCCACGGCGGCAccatcccctgctcccacctccatCACCGCAGCGGATGGCCCATCcgtcacctccagccccagctcagtGCCACCAACCTCGGAGACAGCCCCAGGTCCACGGACAGCAAATACTGCCAGCTTGGCGAGAGGCACGACGGATATGGGGGCATCTCCCAGCCCTACGGGTGTCCCTgcatcctcctcatcctccctccccaccagcGACCTGCACTCATCCCCCGGGACGGTTTTGTCCCCAACGCCTGTTGTCCTCACGAGCCCTGACACCACCCAGCCGCCGGCGCTGACGGAGGATGTCCCTTCCCTGGGGACGCTGGCCATGGCATCAAGCCTGGCCGTGGAGCCAACGTCCCCCCCAGTGACTGTGGCCAGTCCCACCACAGCCGAGGCCACCGGCAAAACCACCCTCTCCACCGGGGTCACCATGGAAGAGGTCCCACGCGCCTTGAGTGCAG GGAGCATTGTGGCCATCACCGCGACCGTCattgtggtggtggtgctggtttTCGGGGCAGCAGCGTACCTCAAGATCAG GCACTCGTCCTATGGCCGGCTGCTGGATGACCACGACTACGGCTCCTGGGGCAACTACAACAACCCTCTCTACGATGACTCCTAG
- the RCHY1 gene encoding RING finger and CHY zinc finger domain-containing protein 1, with translation MAAGGEEEEGCEHYRRGCLLRAPCCGKLYACRLCHDGAEEHQLDRFSVAEVQCARCRLLQKAQQRCEGCHNLFGEYYCSICHLFDRDKQQYHCAECGICRIGPKEDFFHCSKCNLCLSLSLLGKHKCIENVSRQDCPICLEDIHTSRVGAHVLPCGHLLHRTCYEDMLKEGYRCPLCMRSALDMTRYWRQLDDEVALTPMPPEYQNMMVQILCNDCNARSTAQFHLLGMKCGNCDSYNTAQDGTCRLAAEEP, from the exons atggcggcgggcggggaggaggaggagggctgcGAGCACTACCGGCGCGGCTGCCTGCTGCGG GCGCCGTGCTGCGGGAAGCTGTACGCCTGCCGCCTGTGCCACGACGGCGCCGAGGAGCACCAGCTGGACCGCTTCAGCGTGGCCGAGGTGCAGTGCGCCCGCTGCCGCCTCCTGCAGAAG GCCCAGCAGCGCTGCGAGGGCTGCCACAACCTCTTCGGCGAGTACTACTGCAGCATCTGCCACCTGTTCGACCGCGACAAGCAGCAGTACCACTGCGCCGAGTGCGGGATCTGCAG GATTGGGCCGAAGGAGGATTTTTTCCACTGTTCAAAGTGCAACTTGTGCCTGAGCTTGAGTCTTCTTGGAAAGCACAAG TGCATCGAGAACGTGTCGAGGCAGGACTGCCCGATATGTCTGGAG GACATCCACACGTCCCGCGTTGGCGCTCACGTCCTGCCCTGCGGTCACCTCCTGCACAG aaCGTGCTACGAGGACATGCTGAAGGA GGGTTACAGGTGTCCGCTCTGCATGCGCTCGGCGCTGGACATGACGCGGTACTGGCGGCAGCTGGATGACGAGGTGGCGCTGACCCCCATGCCCCCCGAGTACCAGAACATGATGGTGCAG ATCCTGTGCAACGACTGCAACGCCCGCTCCACGGCGCAGTTCCACCTGCTGGGCATGAAGTGCGGCAACTGCGACTCGTACAACACGGCGCAGGACGGGACCTGCCGGCTGGCGGCCGAGGAGCCGTGA